The stretch of DNA AATCAAGCTGCGGCAATAGAGATTGAACTGTGGGTAGGGAGGGCGCTTgcacatggtaaaaaaaaaaaatggcagcagaCTCCAAAccccaagaaaaaaattaaaagacacaGCAGGTGGGGGAAGCCCAGGCTCCCAGTGCAGCGGTGTGTTGTGAGGCGGACCAGGGCTGAGCAGGGGAAGAGGGAAGCGGAAGGCCAGAGTTCAGGCATGACTCCGCTTCATCTGGTGTACCTGGAGCCTGAGCCGCCTCGACCACTGATGGCTCCTTGCTGAGGGCGCGCAGCACGGCGCTGTGGAACTCCTTGTGTGGGGAATCTGGAGCTGAAAAAACGTCGTCCGCTAGCGTCCCAGCAGAGTCAGTGCCGTCCCGAGCTGGCACGACCCCGCTGGAGAGGCCCATGGAAAAAGAGATCTGTTCAGAGGCTGGGGTAGCGGGCGTGGCTGCCGTAGGCGGGACTTGCTCTAAGCTGGGCGAGTCAGTTGTCGACTGCAGCAGTGTGGAGACAGAGGCTTGACCTCTCTGTGGTGTCTCCGGTTCAGGACAGGATACGCCGGAGGCTGACCCCCCCCTACTAGCGTCTCGTCCCTGCACTGTGAatccatgagtgtgtgtgtgtgtgtgtgtgtgtgtgtgtgtgtgtgtgtgtgtgtgtgtgtgtggagagataAAATCACAGTTTGGCCAATTTCAAAGATTCAAAGCTTCATCTGCCATTTTGAAAGGTAATACTGACTGTCAATTAattgttcttttaaaaatggGAGTACAAGTTGCAGGTAAATTAATTCAGTGCGAGCTGAACACTGTGGTGAGTAGAATAATGTTTTTAACCAGTTGGAACTATTATTgcattcaaaacaaaatctgacAAATTCTGAGCAATTCCATTACAAAGTATATTCTTTTCTTCACATCATATTGAGTTTCTTTCCTCCGCTCTGCTCCACTCGTCGTCTTTACCTTCAGGccctctctgtttctgctccACCTCCCTGCGGTattcctccacctcctggtCGGTGATTTTGGTGAAGGGGTTGGGACCCTGCTTGCTGATGATGACCTTGGGCTGGTACTCCTTCTCGATGATGGCCTTGGACGCCGTCACCAGCTCCCCCTTCAGGACACACAGAACAACGGCGGAAAAAGGTGAGACTGCAATTTAAGATGGACGACATTTACTCTAGGCTGCACATGGAAGAATGTAATATATGGATAAACTAGCTGCAGTGTTGAATGCTTTGCAGAAAAACTCATATAGTTAAAataccttttatttttgttatcaaGATTAGAGTCAGCTTACATACACAACTACTGCTCAGCATGAACAGAAGTATCATACATAGATGAATAGATGAACAGTATCTTTTCAGAGCACAAGTTAAACCCAACAGGCCATTTCAAAATTCAAGAAGCACAAGTTATGATGTTAAACAGCAGGTTATTTCTTGTTATAATAGGACATAAGATTTTCCCATTTTCATTCCACACAATAATACTGCTACACAAacgacaaattaaaaaaaatatttcaagccAACAGTATACATTACCAGAAACACAAAATCGACAAGACAAAGCATGAAAAGGCATGAAACTAACCGCAATAGTTGTGCTCTTTGAATCAAAAATATGAGTTTTTACAGCTTATCTTTTGCGCATACCTGCGTGTAATACTTGCAGTTAACACCACCTGCACTAGATCTGGTACCTGCTCTCTTTACTTCTCACCTCAACGTGAAGCAATTCACGTTTAAACAACTGTGAAACTCTCTCCTGCGGACAAGTACAGGTCTGTCTTTGCCCTCCAGACTCCTAGCTACCACAAGAACACAATAATTTAACTATCCAAAGAATCAAAAAGTCTGAAAACATTACAAGAGTTAATTGCCTCATTCTTTCACGCTTCTTATTCACTTCACCTGTACAGTCCAAGATATCAGGCGCCTATCTGCAGGCTCAGAGGAATGACTGGAGGATGATGTGAAGTACAGGTGAATGGTATTTGTAACTGAAGCATCAAGTACCTTTCTAATTGATTTAGCAGGACTATAGGACCCCTCGGACACATCGAGGCCATCAATAGTGTCTGTACAGTCAGACAGAGGGGCGTCCTGCAATAGTAAACCCAgtgaggtgggggaggagggggcacaACCCAGCTCTTAAACACCAGCACAGTCAAATTAGCAGTCTGTCAGGCAGGCGTGAATGTGTGCAGACATTCACAGACGTATcaactttctctcacacacacacacacacacacacacacacacacacacacacacacacacacacacacacacacacacacacacacacacacacacacacacacacacacacacacacacacacacacacacacacacacacacacacacacacacacacacacacacacacacacaggtggaaaGATATCTTAACGAATCTTAacggctacatccacattactccgttttcgttttaaaacaCATCGCTGCTTTGGCTTTTTTCCGCCAAGGGCctaaaacagagaagtttggaaagCACTGCTCATGTGTAATTTATTACACTACTATTTGTTACACTACTATTACTACATTATTGATAAAGACATTATTGGTTTCAGAAGTGTGAAACATACTGGTAGCACAGCTGGAGAGTGATTTGTAAATCTTGgtgaaagtaataaaaacaacaataaacgtttttttttactacaaatAAAACTTAGTTATTAATTGTTACTCACTTTCCACctctgcattcacacacaacatacaaacaaaaatgttggaAATGCATGCAAGAGAGAGATGGTAGTGAAAAGAGATGTGGAAATGTACAAAGCATAGCAGTGTTGGAACAAACAGCCAGAAGCTCATCGAGGTCTCCTTTGGTCTGACCACTGACATGCCAGTGAAGTTTTAGGTTTCTCCTAAAACTAGATTAATACACTTTACAGCTGCATTTCAATTCTCATCTCTACTGCTTCACATGGCGTTTGTGTCCATCTTGCAGATGGCAAACATTGAGCTATGTGCCCCCCAGTTAAGGAAGCGTAAACCATGCAAACGGAACGCAAATGGCACATTTTAAGCAGTTATCTTATGTTTGCATTCtcgaaaaaaaagaggatacaGAGAgcatgcacagaaaaaaacaagatactTTTCGACTGTTATGGGGGTTTTGTTGAACATTTCAAGATACCAAAATGCCTGCAAATGCTGAGACAGGTAACAGCCTCATCTCTGGACTACAGAACAGAAGAGgacacaaatagaaaataaaataaaataaaaactatgaAAATGGAGACAACCTGAGCTGACAGGTTTGGTTTACCTTGCCCACATGCTACTCACCTGCCAGATTGAAAATTTCTGTGGTTGGAAAATAATGTCACAGTTACAAAGTCACCCCATGCTTTGGAAAACAACATGGAGGACACGTTCTTTGCTATTCTCCTCCAGAAACTGAtgtcagatcagatcacataaTATCCTGAATTCCAACCAATTTCTTTTATTGCAGCGCAGTGTCGAGGAAAACTTCACATAAAAATATTCACTTATTGCAGCGTTTTGGTTTCAGGGGCGACTCCAGACCTGGACAGAATTATTTGGAGGGATTTTTTGTAACAGAGACCAAACAACGCTAAATCTCAATTGGTTCATCAATATGACACAGGTATTCCTCTCCAGGTCAAGAGAGCTGTAGCAGTGATGTTTTATGTGGCGAGTTCACAGACTGACCTGGGTAAAGGAGCGTTCCCCCACGTTGCCAGCACACAGAACCTGAGACTGGGGCCCTGCTGTCTTTATGTCCTGCAGGTTCTGCTCCCGGATCTGAAAGTAACAACATTTCAAGGTCGTGAAGGAACGATAAGCACGCGGTGGCATCCTACTCAATGCTAGagatacagagaaaaacaatgcTGATACTAATaaccagaaaacagaaaagaaagctGTGATACCTTATTCCGCATTTCCAGGACATCCTTTGGGTTGGTGTTCAATGGGATGAACTGATTGGCTACGGCAGCCTGGCGGAGGCCTTCTTCCTTTGTCCACTGTAAACAGCACATGACGTGTTAAAACACCTAAAAGCAGATGTACTTactgacatgaaaaataaaaagatccaGACAAAATAGTATGCAGGCTTCACAATACAAGAATCATgctgaactgaaatgaacaaaGTTGGATGcctgaaaaactaaaaagagaaagaaagtgtgaaGGTAGAAAGTGAACCAATGATGATGGAACACGGAGGAACatgtttcatctgttttgtAGTGCACCTCTTCATAAATGCTGTTCTACACCATTTCCCACACGCCATTCCCTCTCTGATGCTTATTTATCAAACCATATTAGATTATTATCTTCGTAATGTGGGATGTCGTCATCTAATTAAGTCAAGCATGTTTGATTTGAGCACAATTACCAAATGGAACTGAGCCTAAATAATCTCAGTGAAGAGCATTAGGACCATCATGATACAAGATAcgattctgtttgtgtgtgtgtgggtttacAGTAAATTTGGAGctgaaaagtcaaaataaaaattgaggAATTTATCCAGAAAACTTAAGGAGACTCCAGACACAATGCTTTCTTTTGGAATTATCGATAACGCTACTCATTATACACATAATTGCGGATGGCTGTATTCTTTTAAAGTTTCAGTCTTAAGAGCCAATGTTTAACACCAgaaatgattaataaataaacctgCACTCGGCTGCTGGAAGAGaaacattttgggttttttttgtacttttgaatCTCTTAGTATATTTCTGCAAAATGCTGCAAAGAGTTTGATTGAAAATATTAGACATGAGGTTTGTAATTCTATAGGCAGAAAAGAAGTAAAGCTTCTAAAACTTATGAGTGGTCCAAACACTAATATTAGTTTAAATATGATACAGAAATTGTTTTCAGGTCATGGAACACTATACATACACtgctaaacatttttttttatcttttaatcttttttttatcttatttcttACAGCCTCACTCCAACGTCCTCAGTatgaaagttttctttttactccttGTTGACAATCATGTGAATGAAAGCTGCCCACAAACTGAGCAGTGCAGGCAGCCCTATCAAAAGGAAATTCTAGGGGGAAGCCTCACAGAAAAAAGTATGGGTTAGTTCTTCCGTGAGGGTTATTATGTTTTAAGCATCCTTCAGATACTTAAGCTCCGTTGGTTGTACTGCTTTTGAGATGGTCTGGGTTGGAAACTGATAAAATGACTGtgtgcacaacaacaaccattTGTCATCATCATTGATGGACTATTAGcataaaaaactgaatgaaCACAGAAGTCCAACTGAAAACATCACAGAATGAGAAAACGGGTGAAAGGGtaagggggggtggaggaggtgaaggagagtaAGGGGCTGGGTGAGACGATGAGGCTGGCTTACGAAGCGAGAGTGGCAGTGAGGGGTGAGCTGGCATCACCAAAGTCATTTCCCAGGCTGATACACACCCACAAGGACGACagagataagagagaaaaacaccCAAGGACACTCGCCCACGttgggacaaaaaaataaaagctattGTCACAATGCAACTATACACGATTGTATTTGTCCTGCGGGGGATGAAACCTTTTGTTGCACTTctcaatgtgaaaaaaaatgttcttttcttaAACCTGGTAATGCTCAGCATGATTGAGGgcgaaaagagagaaaagtctgGTCGCATCTCTTGCACCAAACTGAATAAGCAGCGCATGAATATACAAATCAAATCTTCAGCTTCCATGCAAACTGTTTTACTTGATCTATATGAACTAGGCATGTAATTTGCAGTGGAAAGCGTAAGCTCATGACTCCATTCTTGTGTTTACGAGAAGCTTGGCTGGTTAGCTGCCCGGAACCAGGGGCTGGATGAAGAGGGGTTTCTGGATGGATGTAGCTGGGTCGAGTATGAGATGAACATGTAAAACACGATATACTCACTGAGATCGAGTCTCACAACACAACATTTCCTACTTTCCCAACAGGAGATAATTTTCAAAAGTCAGGTCAAAtttcatggcttttttttttttcttctcttcaaacATAATCCACTCATGCAGGCTTTCAGGTTTTCAAAACCATTTTCAGAATCAAACTGAAACCAGAAATTAGAGAGAGCATTGCCgaagtaagaaaaataaaaatgagaaaagcagGATGCATAACTCTTTGCAAACGaagtttttactttgtttaatGACCATAATTATTTTATTCTCATCAAAAGGTCTGTAATGTATCTGGCATTATTCTAGAAGTTAAATACTATACATGCCACCTCCCTCCTTTATCCAGAGAACGTCAATCTTAAGATGTCTAATGAATACGCTCTTTCTTGATCCGTTCTCCTGATTCATTCTGAGCAAAAAGTTTGCCGACATCAagatgcagagacagaaaaaaactgtgtaTCACAGATTCTGCAACAATGTGGTTTGCAGCGACATCACAGCGTCCTTTCCACATTCGTCTGCCCACTTGGGGACTCATGCCACACCCCTGCTGCCCGCTCCACTGGgaaaaacatcaacaccaaCAATGCATTTCACTACTACACATGCAGTGGGGCATGCTGTGGGCAGCTGGTCGGCATCGTGAAGCATTAGGAGACCAGATCGGGgggtaaaagagaaaagaaggtcAACAAAAATTATCACAGTTGTGATTCAAAGAGGTGACCGCATTAGAAAGGTGATTTATTAGGACACCTGAAAGTACAGTTTGAGTAGAGAAGTAGTAGAGTTAAATTTTAGTCTGTCAGCAGATAAAAAGGCCAAAGACAAGATGTTGAGAAAACAAAGGTTTCAGCTTTCTAATTCAATTCCTCCCTGCCCCCAGGACCTTCAGGATGCCGACCACCTGCCAGTTTCCACCAACAAGGTAGCTGTAAAATCTATACTATGAACAGTAAGGTAGGCACAGACCAAGCAGTTGGTTATACAGCTTGGCACGCAGACACCGGACGAGAGAGACTGCAGCAAGGGTTTGACGTGATCGTGTGTTATGTTCGTCCACACCTTAGGCTTCGACTTGGGGCTGCTGCCGTCGGGCCCGTCCTCGTAGGGCTCGTCGGGCCGGCCGCTGGCATTGAGCCAGCGGGTCTTGTCGCGCTGGCCGCGCTGGAAGCTGTGCTTCAGCGGGGAGCGAGCGCCGGAGTCGCTGTCCTCCCCGTATGAGTAGCCACCATGGGCAGAGGGAGCGATCTCCGCATCACTGTATTTTTTACCTTTGTCCCGCAATGACGGGCAGCGGTAAGGATAGCCCGTCCTGTAGCCCTGGAAGACAGAATAGACATATACGGGTACTACTTAAGTGAAAAGTTTCAATCACGCAAATGGGAGAAATGGCTCTAAATTCATCCAATCGCCAAGGTTCCAGAGGTTAAGTTAAGTATCACTTTCATTATGCAAAAAGTTAAGACCTTCATCACAGAGACTGTTGCCACTACCTGCAAgtgttcaaataaaataaaattaaaaaatataaatattttgaaaaagactGTCTCAAACATCAATGGCAACAGTTGTGATTAAGAGCTTTGCCGTGGTTCTCTTTTCACTAGAGGGTCTGTAGATTATCCTGAGTAAATTCGTTTTTTTGATACCTTTGATATGTTTGAAGCCTGAATAtaaaattaatcatttaaacGTTTGAGGTAACTTCTCTTTTTAGTGTAGcctgacttttttcttttgtctagCCCTGCACATCTATATGTGCTATGACTGGTGGATTccaggtgtgtgaggtgtgagCCAAGTCATTGGCAACATTTTATAATCTGAATAGTTTTGTTTCCAAATAAACATAGTGGCCAAATTTATAACTAGTCTGATACCCACTAAGTCAACGAAAATTTGCTGCCTCTGGTGGTTTTTGTGAACAAATTTCCAAACTGAgttattctttcttctttttttgtacctACCAAGTTGTCGAGCATTCTCATGAGAGCCTCAAACTCCTGCTCCCCGACTTGCCACTTGGGGTATGTGGAAGACCCGTCCCCGACTGGCTCAGGGACCCTTGAACGCGACTTGTATTTCGCAGGGTCCAGCATCACCAGATTATCTGGACCTCCAGCGCTGGCCAGTGTTCGCACCTGCAAAAtattagggggggggggtttacagacagagaaaagaaagaaagaaaaaaacggacacatccagaaaaaaaaggaaaaataatgtaGACATGAggacatacacagacacacgaacataatgcacacacatacagacattaATGAAGTAAGTGAACATAACATAGAAaagatgtggagagaaaaagacagtttttataaaaaatgcaaacatacatTATGGTGCAAAATATCATAACATCACATGACAACACACGTTGGTCTACGTGCAATGCAACAACAGCATTTTGTCAAGTTAAGATGGTAACAGAAGTTTATGGTCAGAGTGAACACcatcaaaacaaatcacaatgGGTTTTTTGGTCTAGTAAGATTTGCAGACATCAGTGTGTCGCCTACCTGGATTTCACAGGCAGTGACCAGGTTGTGGATGTAATAGAAAGCTTCCTCCACCGTTTCACCCAGAGTCACCAACCCATGGTTCCTGAGGATGAGCACCTTACTCTTGGGCCCCaggtttttctgtatttgaacAGATTCCTCTTTATCCACCAATATGCCGTGGTAGTCATGGTAGGCCACCTCGCCCAAAGACAGTGCCTCGGGTGAGATGGGCAACAGGCCGCATTTCATTGCCGACACctgcaaccaaacaaaacaatgccaCACAAAATAAGACTATTATGGGcctatgtttgtgtttgtactgaCTATAATTACTGCGTCCACACCGTATCTTACCGCAGCACCCGCGGCCGTGTGTATATGTACAATACACTTGGCGTCAGGCCGTGAAGCGTAGATGGAAGAGTGGAGAATGAAGCCGGCCTGGTTGACCCCGAGGTTGGTGCTCCCCCGGTCGATGACCTCACTTTGAAGGTTTATCTTTACCT from Scophthalmus maximus strain ysfricsl-2021 chromosome 20, ASM2237912v1, whole genome shotgun sequence encodes:
- the add1 gene encoding alpha-adducin isoform X10; translated protein: MNGESGAGVVTAPPPTTAPHKERYFDRVDESSPEYQRERNMAPDLRQDFNMMEQRKRVSMILQSPAFCDELETMIQDQLKKGKTPTSLLALQQIADFMTTSMPSMYPAAPQGGMAALNMSLGMVTPVNDLRGSDSISYDKGEKLLRCKLAAFYRLADLFGWSELIYNHLTVRVNSEDERFLIVPFGLLYSEVTASSLVKINLQSEVIDRGSTNLGVNQAGFILHSSIYASRPDAKCIVHIHTAAGAAVSAMKCGLLPISPEALSLGEVAYHDYHGILVDKEESVQIQKNLGPKSKVLILRNHGLVTLGETVEEAFYYIHNLVTACEIQVRTLASAGGPDNLVMLDPAKYKSRSRVPEPVGDGSSTYPKWQVGEQEFEALMRMLDNLGYRTGYPYRCPSLRDKGKKYSDAEIAPSAHGGYSYGEDSDSGARSPLKHSFQRGQRDKTRWLNASGRPDEPYEDGPDGSSPKSKPKVWTNITHDHVKPLLQSLSSGVCVPSCITNCLWTKEEGLRQAAVANQFIPLNTNPKDVLEMRNKIREQNLQDIKTAGPQSQVLCAGNVGERSFTQGELVTASKAIIEKEYQPKVIISKQGPNPFTKITDQEVEEYRREVEQKQRGPEDPEQLVEAVEEPKGQKATSTPPSTPIRAEEEESFTRVQMSKGTALIKICLYK
- the add1 gene encoding alpha-adducin isoform X11, with product MNGESGAGVVTAPPPTTAPHKERYFDRVDESSPEYQRERNMAPDLRQDFNMMEQRKRVSMILQSPAFCDELETMIQDQLKKGKTPTSLLALQQIADFMTTSMPSMYPAAPQGGMAALNMSLGMVTPVNDLRGSDSISYDKGEKLLRCKLAAFYRLADLFGWSELIYNHLTVRVNSEDERFLIVPFGLLYSEVTASSLVKINLQSEVIDRGSTNLGVNQAGFILHSSIYASRPDAKCIVHIHTAAGAAVSAMKCGLLPISPEALSLGEVAYHDYHGILVDKEESVQIQKNLGPKSKVLILRNHGLVTLGETVEEAFYYIHNLVTACEIQVRTLASAGGPDNLVMLDPAKYKSRSRVPEPVGDGSSTYPKWQVGEQEFEALMRMLDNLGYRTGYPYRCPSLRDKGKKYSDAEIAPSAHGGYSYGEDSDSGARSPLKHSFQRGQRDKTRWLNASGRPDEPYEDGPDGSSPKSKPKVWTNITHDHVKPLLQSLSSGVCVPSCITNCLWTKEEGLRQAAVANQFIPLNTNPKDVLEMRNKIREQNLQDIKTAGPQSQVLCAGNVGERSFTQGELVTASKAIIEKEYQPKVIISKQGPNPFTKITDQEVEEYRREVEQKQRGPEDPEQLVEAVEEPKGQKATSTPPSTPIRAEEGDGNTKEYLLP
- the add1 gene encoding alpha-adducin isoform X9 — its product is MNGESGAGVVTAPPPTTAPHKERYFDRVDESSPEYQRERNMAPDLRQDFNMMEQRKRVSMILQSPAFCDELETMIQDQLKKGKTPTSLLALQQIADFMTTSMPSMYPAAPQGGMAALNMSLGMVTPVNDLRGSDSISYDKGEKLLRCKLAAFYRLADLFGWSELIYNHLTVRVNSEDERFLIVPFGLLYSEVTASSLVKINLQSEVIDRGSTNLGVNQAGFILHSSIYASRPDAKCIVHIHTAAGAAVSAMKCGLLPISPEALSLGEVAYHDYHGILVDKEESVQIQKNLGPKSKVLILRNHGLVTLGETVEEAFYYIHNLVTACEIQVRTLASAGGPDNLVMLDPAKYKSRSRVPEPVGDGSSTYPKWQVGEQEFEALMRMLDNLGYRTGYPYRCPSLRDKGKKYSDAEIAPSAHGGYSYGEDSDSGARSPLKHSFQRGQRDKTRWLNASGRPDEPYEDGPDGSSPKSKPKVWTNITHDHVKPLLQSLSSGVCVPSCITNCLWTKEEGLRQAAVANQFIPLNTNPKDVLEMRNKIREQNLQDIKTAGPQSQVLCAGNVGERSFTQGELVTASKAIIEKEYQPKVIISKQGPNPFTKITDQEVEEYRREVEQKQRGPEDPEQLVEAVEEPKGQKATSTPPSTPIRAEEEESFTRYIGALFQCCFRLALLRLAYGFSFVDGQSPKLGCVVCEPPFYLSVSFGLISVLTDMRVVKYRRVCSVFSGLFLG